A single Cyanobacteriota bacterium DNA region contains:
- a CDS encoding glycosyltransferase: MTTTHPLTTNPIVSVVIEGYNESRDQGTANNTMLALQHQDYPHDRIEIILVGSSVQVEEWQAAYADPAPFLAVKAVAADGALYYALKNQGATVATGDIIVFTDSDVYPQPRWVSAIVERIQAGADVSVGISLFKSAHSWRGDAPLRQIAVCLTFGYILGKIRHYRPGQLPDMEVRGFMDHNLAMRTDVFRQCQYQTEFGRVIASPLLFRKLTQAGFIIALHPQQQIVHYFAWWYWLKKLHFRYGYEVYHLRRLDPNYPNQWITRTGILEPVVTMIWHMILDVPRWFRFSRLLDMHPLKRWGLLPVLIGLSGLARGAEMLGIVCTMISPRAMKQWAETV, encoded by the coding sequence ATGACGACTACTCACCCATTAACCACCAACCCGATCGTATCTGTTGTGATCGAGGGCTACAACGAGTCCCGTGATCAAGGTACAGCTAACAACACCATGCTAGCCTTGCAACACCAGGACTATCCCCACGATCGCATTGAAATCATTCTCGTCGGCAGCAGCGTCCAGGTCGAGGAATGGCAAGCAGCCTATGCGGATCCCGCTCCGTTTCTAGCAGTCAAGGCTGTTGCGGCTGATGGTGCCCTGTACTATGCTCTAAAAAATCAAGGGGCGACTGTTGCCACGGGAGACATTATTGTCTTCACAGATTCTGATGTCTATCCTCAACCCAGATGGGTATCGGCGATCGTTGAGCGTATTCAAGCCGGAGCCGATGTTTCCGTCGGCATTAGCCTCTTCAAAAGTGCCCACAGTTGGCGTGGCGATGCTCCCCTCCGGCAAATTGCTGTCTGTCTAACCTTTGGCTATATCCTCGGTAAAATTCGTCACTACCGACCTGGCCAACTGCCTGACATGGAAGTGCGAGGGTTTATGGATCATAACCTTGCCATGCGTACCGATGTCTTTCGGCAATGTCAGTACCAGACAGAATTTGGCCGGGTCATTGCCTCCCCCTTACTATTTCGCAAGCTCACCCAAGCGGGCTTTATCATTGCTCTTCATCCTCAGCAGCAAATTGTTCACTACTTTGCTTGGTGGTACTGGCTCAAAAAACTCCACTTTCGCTACGGCTACGAGGTCTATCATCTGCGCCGACTGGATCCAAACTATCCGAACCAATGGATTACCCGTACAGGTATTTTGGAACCCGTCGTCACAATGATTTGGCACATGATATTGGATGTACCTCGGTGGTTCCGGTTTAGCCGCCTGTTAGATATGCATCCACTCAAACGGTGGGGATTGTTACCGGTGCTTATTGGCCTATCTGGCCTAGCCCGTGGTGCAGAAATGTTAGGCATAGTTTGTACCATGATATCTCCCCGAGCGATGAAACAATGGGCAGAGACTGTCTAA
- a CDS encoding Gfo/Idh/MocA family oxidoreductase, protein MSKVRIGLVGCGLVALSVHLKNLPRLVSSELVALADPDPNRRERARQLAPQAKIFEDYHDLLALPTIDAVIVSVPYEEHAKATIAAINAGKHVYLEKPFATNLADAQRIVECWQGSDRVVMVGFNYRFHPLYQALKQAIQANQIGNPNSTRSTFCFVPQTGIDWQITRHGSFGAIFDIAPHHIDLVRFLLETDVAEVFMQARSPYSKNDTVLLQLRMVNDVLVQSFFCLHAVEVGQVEIYGTDGKLAVDHYRSLAVEFTTPKIGRFARAKQGLSHLLQPITQSHYLLEKLRSPWHEPSFLRSITHFVNTVRHQQPVFPNVWDGYCNQQVIDAAQESAQTGKIVVLSGIPDILTQS, encoded by the coding sequence ATGTCTAAGGTAAGAATTGGCCTAGTGGGCTGTGGTCTGGTTGCTCTGTCAGTACATCTCAAAAATTTGCCTCGCCTCGTTAGCTCTGAGCTGGTGGCTTTGGCGGATCCTGACCCCAACCGTCGAGAACGGGCACGGCAACTTGCACCCCAGGCTAAGATTTTTGAGGATTACCACGACCTATTGGCGCTGCCGACGATCGACGCGGTGATTGTCAGTGTGCCCTATGAGGAACATGCTAAGGCAACGATCGCAGCTATCAATGCCGGTAAGCATGTTTATCTAGAAAAACCCTTTGCTACCAACTTGGCCGATGCCCAACGCATTGTTGAATGTTGGCAGGGCAGCGATCGCGTAGTGATGGTTGGCTTTAACTATCGGTTTCACCCGCTTTATCAAGCTCTCAAACAGGCTATTCAGGCGAACCAGATAGGCAACCCCAATAGCACCCGATCCACCTTTTGTTTTGTGCCTCAAACGGGCATTGACTGGCAAATTACTCGCCACGGTAGTTTTGGGGCGATTTTTGATATTGCCCCCCATCACATTGATCTAGTTCGGTTCCTGTTGGAAACGGATGTGGCCGAGGTGTTTATGCAGGCCCGATCGCCATATAGCAAAAACGATACTGTTTTGTTGCAACTGCGGATGGTCAATGATGTGCTGGTACAATCTTTCTTCTGCTTACATGCTGTTGAGGTTGGGCAAGTGGAGATTTATGGCACAGATGGAAAACTGGCTGTAGATCACTATCGATCGCTAGCAGTGGAATTCACAACCCCCAAAATTGGTCGGTTTGCCAGAGCCAAGCAGGGGCTAAGCCACTTGCTACAACCCATTACCCAGTCTCACTACCTGCTAGAAAAGCTACGATCGCCCTGGCATGAACCCTCCTTCTTACGCTCCATCACCCACTTTGTCAACACTGTCCGTCACCAACAGCCTGTTTTTCCCAATGTTTGGGATGGTTACTGTAACCAACAGGTGATTGATGCTGCTCAGGAGTCTGCCCAAACGGGCAAAATTGTCGTGCTGAGCGGTATTCCAGACATCCTTACTCAGTCGTAA
- a CDS encoding GUN4 domain-containing protein translates to MPDPGDEPLMDTATNPSLLPPAVEIAGLLAPPTELMPQPSDAVLGGEVAPPQMGVVLGGLAGVRWRLASPYRHQRLAALLETLNYGEPGLDLLLQALADTDAQIGQMAFGLLWHHAKFTPGQWLQQYEPPLISEVEADFQPLRSLLQQAEWEQADLETARLMLRIADRLHTGYLEDQDSAQFPVTDFRTIDHL, encoded by the coding sequence ATGCCAGATCCAGGGGACGAGCCGCTCATGGATACCGCGACTAACCCCAGTTTGCTGCCACCAGCAGTGGAAATTGCGGGCTTGCTGGCACCACCCACCGAGTTGATGCCCCAGCCCTCAGATGCAGTGTTGGGAGGCGAGGTCGCGCCGCCACAGATGGGTGTTGTTTTGGGAGGGCTAGCGGGGGTAAGGTGGCGTTTGGCTAGCCCCTATCGCCATCAACGCCTTGCCGCATTGCTGGAAACCCTAAATTACGGTGAACCGGGGTTAGATCTGCTTTTACAGGCATTGGCCGATACCGATGCTCAAATCGGTCAGATGGCTTTTGGCCTGCTTTGGCATCACGCTAAATTCACGCCGGGGCAGTGGTTGCAGCAGTATGAGCCACCATTGATTTCCGAAGTGGAAGCAGATTTTCAGCCGCTACGATCGCTATTGCAGCAAGCCGAGTGGGAGCAGGCCGATCTAGAAACGGCAAGGTTGATGCTGCGTATTGCCGATCGCCTCCACACGGGCTATCTGGAAGATCAGGACTCGGCTCAATTTCCGGTGACGGATTTTCGGACGATCGACCATCTGTGA
- a CDS encoding late competence development ComFB family protein gives MANEKSTIYRNAMESLVAEELERQFQLVPPKLGRYLSREEVTAFALNRLPPLYATS, from the coding sequence ATGGCCAATGAAAAGTCTACGATTTATCGCAATGCGATGGAGTCTCTTGTCGCTGAAGAGTTAGAGCGCCAGTTTCAACTGGTTCCTCCCAAGCTAGGGCGCTACTTGAGCCGCGAAGAGGTGACGGCGTTTGCACTGAATCGCTTGCCACCCCTATATGCTACCAGTTAG
- a CDS encoding pathogenesis-related family 1 protein, with product MNISIVLTLLTLSPIVPPSPPHRVQPVVQVSDTPRGEQSSGGSGATSGIKQASSAAVGNYCSVVYANGGWQLFWHTAEDACRFATCLGSNCQLASRGRYFLGRQNQVTVTCRGFSRTFTGMGDRPLADAFNTVANPFQPACAFTVNQGVSTFTSPPLGGRPSPTNPSSSGSNSTIGQAPNSVAQEMVAAHNRWRSQVGVPPLRWSPQLASYAQDWANQLAARGAFEHRRDSPYGENLFWGQGRRWSPTEVVNDWGSEVKDYDYATNSCRGVCGHYTQVVWRDTTEVGCGVARSGNQEIWVCNYNPPGNYLGRKPY from the coding sequence GTGAACATCTCGATCGTCCTCACATTACTTACCCTCAGCCCGATCGTCCCGCCTTCACCGCCTCATCGTGTGCAGCCTGTGGTGCAGGTGTCTGATACCCCTAGAGGCGAGCAATCGTCAGGTGGGAGTGGGGCAACGTCAGGAATAAAGCAAGCTTCTTCGGCGGCAGTCGGAAACTATTGCAGTGTGGTCTATGCCAACGGCGGCTGGCAACTGTTTTGGCATACGGCAGAAGATGCCTGTCGATTTGCCACTTGCTTGGGGTCTAACTGCCAGTTGGCAAGTCGGGGTCGCTATTTTCTGGGGAGACAGAATCAGGTGACGGTTACATGCCGTGGCTTTAGTCGCACGTTTACGGGTATGGGCGATCGTCCCTTGGCTGATGCCTTCAATACCGTAGCTAATCCCTTCCAGCCCGCTTGTGCGTTTACGGTTAATCAAGGTGTTAGTACGTTTACATCCCCACCCCTCGGAGGTAGACCATCCCCAACTAATCCCAGCAGTTCTGGTAGCAATTCGACGATCGGGCAAGCACCAAACTCTGTAGCACAGGAGATGGTAGCGGCTCATAATCGCTGGCGATCGCAGGTAGGAGTTCCACCTCTGCGCTGGTCTCCCCAGTTAGCTAGTTATGCCCAAGACTGGGCCAACCAATTGGCCGCACGGGGAGCCTTTGAGCACCGACGTGATAGCCCCTATGGGGAAAATCTGTTCTGGGGGCAGGGACGGCGCTGGTCACCGACGGAGGTAGTAAATGACTGGGGCAGCGAGGTCAAGGATTACGACTATGCCACCAATAGCTGTCGAGGAGTTTGTGGGCATTATACCCAGGTGGTGTGGCGAGACACGACTGAAGTGGGTTGTGGGGTGGCTCGATCGGGCAACCAGGAAATTTGGGTGTGCAACTACAATCCGCCAGGTAACTATCTTGGACGTAAACCCTATTGA